TTCATGTCCTGCGGCATTGCATCCATCAATCCGACGCAATAGATTCGTATTATCTGAAATGCAGCGGAGAACGATATGACTTCACAGAACGCGGTGACCAGCATTGCCATTCTCGGTACCGGTTACATGGCGTCGATGCATGTGCGTTCGCTGAAAGCGATGCCCGATGTACATATCGGCGCGATATGCGCCCGTTCGAAAATGAAGGGCGATGAATTCGTAAATGATCAATCCCTGTCGGGTGCAGCAGTATACAACGAATACGGAAGGATGTGTGACGAGGTTTCGCCCGATGCTGTCATAGTGACGCTCCCTCCGCATGCGCATGCCGGCGAGGTGGAATGCGCCGCCGAACGAGGCATCGCCGTGTTCCTTGAAAAGCCGCTCGCACGCGATCCCGATCGCGCGCAGTCGATGGCGGATGCGATACGAAAGCACAATGTCGTAAGCCAGGTGGGGTATCATTATCGGTTCAAACGGTCGGTGAAGCGGATGAAAGAGCTCATAACGAGCGGGCGGGCGGGAAGACCTGCGCTTTTTGAGGGGAGATTCTGGTCAAATATGGAAGGAAAACCGTGGTGGCGTTCACGATCGATGAGCGGCGGACAGACATTCGAACAGGCAACGCATATATTCGATACAGCCCGATTTCTCATGGGCGATGTACTGACCGTGCAGGGGCATATCGCTACGCTTTGCCATCCCATCAAGGATGATCGTATCGAGGATGTAAGCGCGGCAATCCTGAAAATGGAGAACGGATCGCTTGCGCTCATCAGCGCGAGCAATTGCGCCTTCCCCGGAAAATGTATCGGCGATTTCCGTGCAGTGTTTCAGCGCTGCGTACTCGATTATCGAAGCACCGGTGATTGGTGCGACAAGGATACGGCGACAATAACGTTCACCGACGGGAGCGGCCCGACAGAAGCATTCATAGAAGACAGCGATGCGCATGCCGAAGAAATGCGCGATTTTCTGGACGCGGTCAGCAATGGTGGTCCCACGGTCACGCCGGCGGCCGATGGGATCATTACGCAGCGTACGGTCGAGGCGATGCTTGCGTCAGCAGAGCATGATGGTGTACCGATAGCCGTTGGAACAGAACAAAATATGAACAAAGGAGCATTACAATGCCAAAACGTCTTGCCTTGATCGGTGATCATGTATGTGATTGGCTTTCCTATGGGGATACGCCTATCGGGACTCATGATGTGCGTATTGCAACCGAGTACGCATCGGGCAAATACGGGACCTGGGCGGCGCTCATGGATGCCTCAACCTTCGGCGGCGAGCGATTCGATATCGATCGAAGGATGTTCGTTGCGTCGGAGTCGGATGCATCGCCGGCGACGGTAAGCCGCGAGAAGCCGATATCATTCGGCACCAGCACCGTCGGGGTCGTCAGCGAGATCGGCTCC
The DNA window shown above is from Spirochaetota bacterium and carries:
- a CDS encoding Gfo/Idh/MocA family oxidoreductase codes for the protein MTSQNAVTSIAILGTGYMASMHVRSLKAMPDVHIGAICARSKMKGDEFVNDQSLSGAAVYNEYGRMCDEVSPDAVIVTLPPHAHAGEVECAAERGIAVFLEKPLARDPDRAQSMADAIRKHNVVSQVGYHYRFKRSVKRMKELITSGRAGRPALFEGRFWSNMEGKPWWRSRSMSGGQTFEQATHIFDTARFLMGDVLTVQGHIATLCHPIKDDRIEDVSAAILKMENGSLALISASNCAFPGKCIGDFRAVFQRCVLDYRSTGDWCDKDTATITFTDGSGPTEAFIEDSDAHAEEMRDFLDAVSNGGPTVTPAADGIITQRTVEAMLASAEHDGVPIAVGTEQNMNKGALQCQNVLP